The following are from one region of the Pelagibius sp. CAU 1746 genome:
- a CDS encoding GGDEF domain-containing protein has translation MKVSKTGGATPVTGGSAVRAETAYRNAAQPQPVPRAEDVATVMGIPESELTPKVRKALQQLMAEVYSLRQEVEEARQRAGYLEQLADQDSLAPVLNRRAFVRELGRMAAFEERYGAAGAVLYFDVNDLKVINDTHGHAAGDAVLKRVCEVLLRDTRASDVVGRLGGDEFGVILAQSGLDAAADKAGLLAGAIAAEEVVWEGAPLHVSVAYGVHALSGDQQADDALKAADRAMYANKRGGREES, from the coding sequence ATGAAGGTAAGCAAGACAGGCGGGGCCACCCCAGTGACCGGCGGCAGCGCCGTCAGGGCGGAGACCGCCTATCGCAATGCGGCTCAGCCCCAGCCGGTGCCGCGCGCCGAAGACGTGGCGACCGTCATGGGAATTCCCGAATCGGAGCTGACGCCGAAGGTCCGCAAGGCGCTGCAGCAGCTCATGGCGGAAGTCTATTCCCTGCGTCAGGAGGTGGAGGAGGCGCGCCAGCGGGCCGGCTATCTGGAGCAGCTGGCCGACCAGGATTCCCTGGCCCCGGTGCTGAACCGCCGGGCCTTCGTGCGCGAACTGGGCCGTATGGCCGCCTTCGAAGAACGCTACGGCGCGGCCGGCGCGGTGCTCTATTTCGACGTCAACGACCTGAAGGTCATCAACGACACCCACGGCCACGCCGCCGGGGATGCGGTCCTGAAGCGGGTTTGCGAGGTGCTGCTGCGCGACACCCGCGCGTCCGACGTCGTCGGACGTCTGGGCGGCGACGAGTTCGGCGTCATCCTGGCCCAGTCGGGCCTCGACGCGGCCGCCGATAAGGCGGGGCTGCTGGCCGGAGCCATCGCCGCCGAGGAGGTGGTCTGGGAGGGCGCGCCGCTTCATGTCAGCGTTGCCTACGGTGTCCACGCGCTGAGCGGCGATCAGCAGGCCGACGATGCCCTCAAAGCGGCCGACCGGGCGATGTACGCCAATAAGCGCGGCGGCCGGGAGGAGTCCTGA
- a CDS encoding DUF465 domain-containing protein, whose product MDQPDFEQMRRKLAELKSEHRDLDDVISHLIETRPFDQLQLQRLKKRKLALKDQILKLEDALLPDIIA is encoded by the coding sequence ATGGATCAACCAGATTTCGAGCAGATGCGTCGCAAGCTGGCGGAGCTGAAGTCGGAGCACCGCGACCTCGACGACGTGATCAGCCATCTCATCGAAACCCGTCCCTTCGACCAGCTTCAGCTGCAACGCCTGAAGAAGCGCAAGCTGGCGCTGAAAGATCAGATTTTGAAGCTGGAAGACGCGCTTCTGCCTGACATCATCGCCTGA
- a CDS encoding ATP-dependent 6-phosphofructokinase codes for MAQVKSTGQKRIGVLTSGGDCAGLNAVLRAVVLRAAGHYGWQVVGIRNGTAGLLARPVEAEMLGLSPDLLDGTLQRRGGTILGTTNKGNPFDYEMPDGSRVNRVAEVIEGYRQLDLDALIGIGGDGSQAILRRLAQEAGIGLVTVPKTIDNDLGHTEMSIGYSTAVKVATDALDQLQPTAASHSRVMVLEVMGRDAGHIAIAAGIAGGADIILIPEIPYTMAGIAAKIESIRKRGRNFALAVVAEAVRTEEGEPVKQKQAAGAVNYGGIGHYLAARIAEETGAETRVTVLGHLQRGGMPTDRDRLMASIFGVRAVDLIAEGKFDRMVAWSGRQVVDIPIAEAIAGYKAVDLDGPLVHTAHGLGTYLGEFSP; via the coding sequence ATGGCCCAAGTCAAATCCACAGGGCAGAAACGGATCGGGGTGCTCACCAGCGGCGGCGACTGCGCCGGCCTCAACGCGGTCTTGCGGGCGGTGGTCCTGCGGGCCGCCGGGCACTACGGCTGGCAGGTGGTCGGTATCCGCAACGGCACCGCCGGCCTGCTGGCGCGGCCGGTGGAGGCGGAGATGCTGGGGTTGAGCCCCGATCTGCTGGACGGCACGCTGCAGCGCCGCGGCGGCACCATCCTGGGCACCACCAACAAGGGCAATCCTTTCGACTACGAGATGCCGGACGGCAGCCGGGTCAATCGCGTGGCGGAGGTGATCGAGGGCTACCGCCAGTTGGACCTGGATGCCCTGATCGGCATCGGCGGCGATGGCAGTCAGGCGATCCTGCGGCGCCTGGCCCAGGAAGCCGGCATCGGCCTGGTCACCGTGCCCAAGACCATCGACAACGACCTGGGGCATACCGAGATGTCCATCGGCTATTCCACCGCGGTGAAGGTGGCGACCGATGCCCTGGACCAGTTGCAGCCGACGGCGGCCAGCCACTCGCGGGTGATGGTGCTGGAGGTCATGGGCCGCGACGCCGGCCACATCGCCATCGCCGCCGGTATCGCCGGGGGCGCCGACATCATCCTGATCCCGGAAATTCCCTATACGATGGCCGGGATCGCCGCCAAGATCGAGTCGATCCGCAAGCGCGGGCGCAACTTCGCGCTGGCAGTGGTGGCCGAGGCGGTGAGGACCGAGGAAGGCGAGCCGGTGAAGCAGAAGCAGGCGGCGGGCGCGGTGAACTACGGCGGCATCGGCCACTACCTCGCCGCGCGCATCGCCGAGGAGACCGGCGCGGAGACCAGGGTGACGGTGCTGGGCCACCTGCAGCGCGGGGGCATGCCCACCGACCGCGACCGGCTGATGGCCTCGATCTTTGGAGTGCGCGCGGTGGATCTCATCGCCGAAGGCAAGTTCGACCGCATGGTGGCCTGGAGCGGCCGCCAGGTGGTCGATATCCCCATCGCCGAAGCCATCGCCGGCTACAAGGCCGTCGACCTGGACGGGCCGCTGGTGCACACCGCACATGGTCTGGGCACCTATCTTGGGGAGTTTTCGCCATGA
- a CDS encoding TIGR02444 family protein produces MTQTEPASAPDKTPFWHFSGSVYGRPGVAEACLDLQDRHGLDVNLLLFCAWAGARGRRLDNAELGLLRSASRPWHDEVVAPLRAARRWLKQQVAVPEDLGEAFREEVKSLELQAEMLEQLVLYQELEVPEGAGDAEAVAANLRLYLTRFKPLPTDDDLADLAAVLHGACPEVAPVHAIRLLEEQSD; encoded by the coding sequence ATGACGCAGACGGAACCTGCCTCCGCGCCGGACAAGACGCCGTTCTGGCACTTCTCCGGCAGCGTCTACGGTCGGCCCGGTGTGGCCGAGGCCTGCCTCGACCTGCAGGACCGCCACGGCCTGGACGTGAACCTGCTGCTGTTCTGCGCCTGGGCGGGCGCGCGCGGGCGGCGGCTCGACAACGCCGAGCTGGGCTTGCTGCGCTCGGCCTCGCGGCCCTGGCACGACGAGGTGGTGGCCCCGCTGCGCGCGGCGCGGCGCTGGCTGAAGCAGCAGGTCGCCGTGCCCGAGGATCTGGGCGAAGCCTTCCGCGAGGAGGTCAAGAGCCTGGAACTGCAGGCCGAGATGCTGGAGCAGTTGGTGCTGTACCAGGAACTGGAGGTGCCGGAAGGCGCGGGCGATGCCGAAGCCGTCGCCGCCAACCTGCGGCTCTATCTCACGCGTTTCAAGCCGCTGCCGACCGACGACGACCTGGCCGACCTGGCGGCCGTCCTGCACGGCGCCTGCCCGGAGGTGGCCCCGGTGCACGCCATCCGCTTGCTGGAGGAGCAAAGCGATTGA
- a CDS encoding UbiX family flavin prenyltransferase produces the protein MGPGRVKIVTQNQRLIVGITGASGVRYGVRMLEILRDLPVESHLVLSKAAETTLAYETDLKVAQVKALADVVYPVGDVGAAISSGSFQTLGMVIAPCSIRSMSEIATGVTSNLLTRAADVVLKERRRLVLMLRETPLHSGHLRSLLALSEMGAIIAPPVPGFYAKPESIDEMVDHTVGRVLDLFGLEAGKVKRWGEESGKVRPLRG, from the coding sequence ATGGGCCCGGGACGGGTTAAAATCGTGACACAAAATCAACGTTTGATCGTTGGGATCACGGGCGCGAGCGGCGTGCGCTACGGCGTGCGGATGCTTGAGATTCTGCGCGATTTGCCGGTGGAGAGCCACCTGGTGCTCTCCAAGGCGGCGGAAACCACCCTGGCCTATGAAACCGACCTCAAGGTCGCCCAGGTCAAGGCCCTGGCCGACGTGGTCTACCCGGTGGGCGACGTGGGCGCGGCCATCTCCAGCGGCTCCTTCCAGACCCTCGGCATGGTCATCGCCCCCTGCTCGATTCGCTCCATGTCGGAGATCGCCACCGGCGTCACCTCCAACCTGCTGACCCGCGCCGCCGACGTGGTGCTGAAGGAGCGCCGCCGCCTGGTGCTGATGCTGCGCGAGACGCCGCTGCACAGCGGCCACTTGCGCTCCCTCCTGGCGCTCTCGGAAATGGGCGCGATCATCGCCCCGCCGGTGCCCGGCTTCTATGCCAAGCCGGAGTCGATCGACGAGATGGTCGACCACACGGTCGGCCGCGTGCTCGACCTCTTCGGGCTCGAGGCCGGCAAGGTGAAGCGCTGGGGCGAGGAGTCAGGCAAAGTGCGCCCGCTCAGGGGCTGA
- a CDS encoding YdcH family protein, whose protein sequence is MPADERIASLRSKHAAIENAIDEEEHRPHPDDLRIIELKREKLRIKDEIAGHLDHA, encoded by the coding sequence ATGCCAGCAGATGAGCGTATCGCGTCATTGCGGTCCAAGCACGCGGCCATCGAAAACGCAATTGACGAGGAAGAGCACCGGCCGCATCCCGATGATCTCCGCATCATTGAACTTAAACGCGAAAAGCTCCGCATCAAGGACGAAATAGCGGGGCATCTCGACCACGCCTAG